The Bacillota bacterium genome contains a region encoding:
- a CDS encoding DUF362 domain-containing protein, with product MSRSIVAVTRAADAFSPEGVAESVRRAVGLLVGWREKAARARRILVKPNLTADDVGWETGIVTSTLVIGAVLEVMREVNPTADLIVGEAIAVGLDTKKAFKRLGLREVADRHRARLVDLNDDVFDSVDVPGATLLKRIRIARTVLSSDFLVDVPVMKTHAGVGITVAMKNLKGTMPAQEKKRFHNRGLVEAIVDLNRVLKPDLIVADGTVAMEGDGPVGGTPANFGVIMAGTDCAAVDLVAGRLMGFAPDEVETVRKALELGQGVPEEDIQVVGERVGDLARPFKRAVFPFTHPDNVCIVDGKACTGCREGLRIALDRAQQTEVLALLPYVRFFIGPDAAVSAEDGQDPSRNILIGKCLKNAGRKGQGRWVPGCPPQIFLITDEIRELAGKPRLFGTKDDFIVEDEEDGQ from the coding sequence ATGAGCCGTTCCATCGTCGCCGTCACCCGGGCGGCCGACGCCTTTTCACCGGAGGGGGTCGCCGAATCGGTCAGGCGGGCCGTCGGCCTGCTCGTCGGCTGGCGGGAGAAGGCCGCCAGGGCGCGGCGGATCCTGGTCAAACCGAACCTCACCGCCGACGACGTCGGGTGGGAGACCGGGATCGTCACCAGCACCCTGGTGATCGGGGCCGTCCTCGAAGTCATGCGAGAGGTCAACCCCACCGCCGATCTCATCGTCGGGGAGGCCATCGCCGTCGGGCTCGACACGAAGAAGGCCTTCAAACGTCTCGGTCTGCGGGAAGTGGCCGACCGTCACCGGGCCCGGCTGGTCGACCTGAATGACGACGTCTTCGACTCCGTCGACGTGCCCGGGGCCACCCTGCTCAAGAGGATCCGGATCGCCCGAACCGTCCTTTCCTCCGACTTCCTGGTCGACGTCCCGGTGATGAAGACCCATGCCGGGGTCGGGATCACCGTGGCCATGAAGAACCTCAAGGGGACCATGCCGGCTCAGGAGAAGAAGCGCTTCCACAACCGCGGCCTGGTCGAGGCCATCGTGGACCTCAACCGCGTGCTCAAGCCCGACTTGATCGTGGCCGACGGCACGGTGGCGATGGAGGGCGATGGCCCGGTCGGCGGCACCCCGGCCAACTTCGGGGTGATCATGGCCGGGACCGACTGCGCCGCCGTGGACCTGGTGGCCGGTCGCCTGATGGGCTTCGCCCCCGACGAGGTCGAGACGGTCAGGAAGGCCCTCGAACTCGGCCAGGGCGTGCCCGAGGAGGACATCCAGGTGGTCGGGGAGCGGGTCGGCGACCTGGCCCGGCCGTTCAAACGGGCGGTCTTTCCCTTCACTCACCCCGACAATGTCTGCATCGTCGACGGCAAGGCCTGCACCGGTTGCCGCGAGGGGCTCCGCATCGCCCTCGACCGGGCGCAACAGACCGAGGTCCTGGCTCTCCTGCCGTATGTCCGGTTCTTCATCGGCCCGGACGCCGCCGTCTCGGCCGAGGATGGGCAGGACCCGAGCCGCAATATCCTGATCGGGAAGTGCTTGAAGAACGCCGGTCGGAAGGGTCAGGGACGATGGGTGCCAGGCTGCCCGCCGCAGATCTTCCTGATCACCGACGAGATTCGGGAACTGGCCGGCAAGCCCCGTCTTTTCGGGACGAAAGACGACTTCATCGTGGAGGACGAGGAAGATGGCCAGTAG
- a CDS encoding cupin domain-containing protein produces MDEPLTRKARVRSPGPVTGGVPFIASEADAPMVPLGAQVMQVIMDPEGGGSAKLTIGRAHWPAGGSGRPHAHESWEEMFYVLSGEGELLAGEDRYVLKPGVVACVPERVTHCVAWVGKDGLEMIFLLAPGVPGRVLSPAAVARPVARPPKAGTGEVR; encoded by the coding sequence ATGGACGAACCACTGACGCGGAAAGCCAGGGTGCGTTCACCGGGTCCGGTCACGGGCGGCGTGCCGTTCATCGCCTCGGAGGCGGACGCCCCGATGGTCCCCCTGGGGGCCCAGGTGATGCAGGTCATCATGGACCCGGAGGGTGGCGGCTCGGCCAAGTTGACCATCGGCCGGGCCCACTGGCCGGCCGGCGGCTCGGGCCGGCCGCACGCCCACGAGTCTTGGGAAGAGATGTTTTACGTCCTCTCCGGCGAGGGCGAGCTGCTGGCCGGCGAGGACCGCTACGTCCTCAAACCGGGCGTGGTCGCCTGCGTCCCGGAGCGGGTCACCCATTGCGTGGCCTGGGTCGGGAAGGACGGCCTGGAGATGATCTTCCTCCTCGCCCCGGGAGTCCCGGGCCGGGTCTTGTCGCCCGCCGCGGTGGCCCGGCCGGTGGCCCGGCCGCCCAAAGCGGGAACCGGTGAGGTCCGATGA